One Candidatus Cardinium hertigii DNA window includes the following coding sequences:
- the miaA gene encoding tRNA (adenosine(37)-N6)-dimethylallyltransferase MiaA, translated as MSFYRSKYLITIVGPTAIGKTAIAIKLAQYFQTEILSVDARQFYQGMAIGTAQPTLAEQEGVPHHFLAFLPVTANYSAGQFGGEARDCLYDLLLHHSVVIAVGGSGLYMQALCEGLIEMPSIAPSIRSMLQTTLEKKGLPYLTAWLAKEDPMYHNTIIDPKNPRRIIRALEVCLETGMSYTFWRQQKANKEPLQAKGIHLIKIGLTQEKEPLYQKIDARVEAMMEAGLVEEVEKLYPYQASNALQTIGYRELFNYLNKQHSLREAAAQIKHNTKQYAKKQMTWFKKDKAIVWFAPHDFKQIKACLCQQMHR; from the coding sequence ATGTCGTTCTATCGATCTAAATACCTTATTACAATAGTAGGCCCCACTGCCATCGGTAAAACAGCCATAGCTATTAAGCTAGCGCAATATTTCCAAACTGAGATCCTATCAGTAGATGCTAGACAGTTTTATCAGGGTATGGCTATTGGGACGGCACAACCTACCCTAGCAGAACAAGAGGGCGTTCCACATCATTTCTTAGCTTTCTTGCCTGTTACCGCAAACTATTCAGCGGGACAATTCGGTGGGGAAGCGCGCGACTGCTTATATGACCTATTGTTGCATCATTCTGTTGTTATTGCAGTAGGTGGGTCCGGACTTTATATGCAAGCGCTTTGCGAAGGATTAATAGAGATGCCTTCTATTGCCCCTAGCATACGATCCATGCTCCAAACCACGCTTGAAAAAAAAGGATTGCCCTATTTAACAGCATGGCTGGCCAAAGAAGATCCCATGTATCATAATACTATAATAGATCCTAAGAACCCTCGAAGAATCATAAGGGCGCTAGAGGTTTGTCTAGAGACAGGCATGTCTTATACTTTTTGGCGTCAGCAAAAAGCTAATAAGGAGCCGCTTCAAGCTAAAGGCATACATCTTATTAAGATAGGCTTAACCCAGGAAAAAGAACCATTGTATCAAAAGATAGATGCTCGAGTTGAAGCAATGATGGAGGCAGGATTGGTAGAAGAAGTGGAGAAACTCTATCCCTACCAAGCAAGTAATGCGTTACAAACCATAGGCTATAGGGAATTATTTAACTATTTAAATAAGCAGCATAGCTTAAGAGAGGCTGCAGCCCAAATAAAGCACAACACCAAACAATACGCTAAGAAGCAGATGACCTGGTTTAAAAAAGATAAGGCGATCGTTTGGTTTGCTCCCCATGATTTTAAACAAATAAAAGCTTGCTTATGTCAGCAGATGCATAGGTAA
- the gatB gene encoding Asp-tRNA(Asn)/Glu-tRNA(Gln) amidotransferase subunit GatB — protein MCTQEHYQAVIGLEIHIQLLTNSKMFAPERAEYGALPNTHVSPITMAYPGALPWVNKTAFDYAIKLGLACKSEITEVNYFARKSYFYPDLPKGFQITQDATPICKGGFITLPDSKKKISLIRMHLEEDTGKSLHGIVEGTTLIDYNRAGIPLVEMVTAPTIETGREAYHFLAAVRKLVRYLEICDGNMEEASLRCDANVSVMPQGSTLLGTRVEIKNMNSMRHVQLAIEHEIARQTALLEAGQSITAETRNFQATSGITISLRAKETASEYRYLPEPDIPPVWVSAEWIAAIQATIPPLPEAYLQKFKETYGLPDYAATVLVEDKAFALFFDQLCQHTRYYKAAANWLLGPVKGYLNTQSLSLAEFPLTVQQMAALVAFVESGAINFSAAANQLFPLLLQQVDRTPKELALALNLIQDSDTGNLKALVREVVAVYPDKVAAYQKGKKGLFAMFMGEIRKKSQNKANPQLVARLLEEVLDSTEPTP, from the coding sequence ATGTGCACCCAAGAACACTATCAAGCGGTTATTGGATTAGAAATCCATATTCAATTGCTTACCAATAGCAAAATGTTTGCTCCAGAGCGGGCGGAATATGGGGCACTACCTAATACCCATGTAAGTCCTATTACCATGGCCTATCCGGGGGCCTTACCATGGGTTAATAAAACAGCTTTTGATTATGCCATTAAGCTAGGGTTAGCCTGTAAATCAGAAATAACAGAAGTGAATTATTTTGCACGAAAAAGTTATTTTTATCCAGATTTACCCAAAGGGTTTCAAATTACCCAAGATGCCACGCCCATTTGTAAAGGCGGCTTTATAACGTTGCCCGATTCAAAAAAAAAGATTTCGCTTATCCGTATGCATTTAGAAGAAGATACGGGGAAATCGTTACATGGCATAGTAGAAGGTACTACTTTAATAGATTATAATCGGGCAGGGATTCCCTTAGTGGAGATGGTAACAGCTCCAACAATAGAAACAGGGAGGGAGGCCTATCACTTCTTAGCAGCGGTACGTAAACTAGTTCGCTATTTAGAAATCTGTGATGGAAATATGGAAGAAGCTTCCTTGCGTTGTGATGCCAATGTTTCAGTAATGCCTCAAGGGAGCACCCTATTGGGTACGAGAGTGGAAATAAAGAATATGAATTCTATGCGTCATGTGCAGTTGGCTATAGAACATGAGATAGCGCGTCAAACAGCCTTATTAGAGGCAGGTCAATCTATTACAGCGGAGACGAGAAATTTTCAGGCCACTTCAGGTATAACCATTAGCTTACGTGCCAAGGAAACAGCTAGTGAGTACCGTTATTTACCAGAGCCAGATATTCCCCCTGTGTGGGTTTCAGCAGAATGGATTGCAGCCATTCAAGCAACCATCCCTCCACTGCCCGAAGCCTACCTGCAAAAATTTAAAGAAACATATGGGCTACCGGATTATGCAGCCACTGTGCTAGTTGAGGATAAAGCTTTTGCTTTATTTTTTGATCAGCTTTGCCAACATACGCGTTATTATAAAGCTGCTGCGAATTGGTTACTAGGGCCTGTTAAAGGTTACCTAAATACACAATCGCTATCGTTAGCGGAATTTCCGTTAACTGTACAGCAGATGGCTGCTTTAGTAGCCTTCGTAGAAAGTGGTGCCATTAACTTTTCTGCTGCAGCGAATCAATTGTTTCCATTATTATTGCAACAAGTAGACCGCACCCCTAAAGAGCTTGCTTTGGCGTTAAATCTTATACAGGATAGTGATACAGGTAATTTAAAAGCGCTTGTTCGGGAAGTGGTAGCCGTTTATCCAGATAAAGTAGCTGCCTATCAAAAAGGAAAAAAAGGATTATTTGCTATGTTTATGGGTGAAATTAGGAAAAAAAGTCAAAATAAAGCCAATCCGCAATTGGTGGCACGTTTGTTAGAAGAAGTTTTAGATAGCACGGAGCCTACTCCTTGA
- a CDS encoding tRNA dimethylallyltransferase has translation MVAKTRYKEPSKNTGFHLIKIGLTQEKEPLYQKIDARVKAMMEAGLVEEVEKLYPYQASNALQTIGYRELFNYLNKQHSLREAAAQIKHNTKQYAKKQMTWFKKIRRSFGLHPMILSK, from the coding sequence TTGGTAGCTAAGACTCGGTATAAGGAACCATCTAAAAACACAGGCTTTCACCTTATTAAGATAGGCTTAACCCAGGAAAAAGAACCATTGTATCAAAAGATAGATGCTCGAGTTAAAGCAATGATGGAGGCAGGATTGGTAGAAGAAGTGGAGAAACTCTATCCCTACCAAGCAAGTAATGCGTTACAAACCATAGGCTATAGGGAATTATTTAACTATTTAAATAAGCAGCATAGCTTAAGAGAGGCTGCAGCCCAAATAAAGCACAACACCAAACAATACGCTAAGAAGCAGATGACCTGGTTTAAAAAGATAAGGCGATCGTTTGGTTTGCACCCCATGATTTTAAGCAAATAA
- the lptB gene encoding LPS export ABC transporter ATP-binding protein — translation MQLYVHSLTKSYKGRKVVKGVSLSVSPGEIVGLLGPNGAGKTTTFYMTVGLIKPNAGNIYLGNTCITSLPLYKRAQKGISYLPQEASVFRQLTVEENIMAILEMRDLSKQERKEKLERLLEEFSITHIRKRKGNLLSGGERRRTEIARTLAIDPKFILLDEPFAGVDPIAVEEIQLLITKLKNNNIGVLITDHNVDETLSITNRAYLLFAGALLKEGTAEELAADEQVRRLYLGEKFELKRY, via the coding sequence ATGCAATTATATGTTCATTCCCTAACCAAATCATATAAAGGCCGTAAGGTAGTAAAGGGGGTTTCCCTGTCGGTTTCTCCTGGTGAAATTGTAGGGTTATTAGGTCCCAATGGTGCGGGCAAGACCACTACCTTCTACATGACAGTGGGGCTGATTAAGCCCAATGCAGGCAATATTTATCTAGGCAATACTTGTATCACCTCTTTACCATTGTATAAGCGTGCGCAGAAGGGGATTAGCTATCTACCGCAGGAGGCCTCCGTTTTTAGGCAATTAACGGTAGAAGAGAATATCATGGCCATTTTAGAGATGCGTGATTTATCCAAGCAAGAACGGAAAGAAAAACTAGAAAGGCTATTGGAAGAATTTAGCATTACCCATATTAGGAAACGTAAAGGCAATCTGCTTTCAGGGGGCGAGCGTCGCCGAACGGAGATAGCAAGAACATTGGCTATAGATCCTAAGTTTATTTTGTTGGATGAGCCTTTTGCTGGAGTAGATCCTATTGCAGTAGAAGAAATTCAACTGCTTATAACTAAACTGAAAAACAATAATATTGGTGTATTGATTACAGATCATAATGTAGATGAAACGCTTTCTATTACCAATAGAGCCTATTTGCTATTTGCAGGGGCGCTTCTTAAGGAAGGGACAGCAGAGGAATTGGCAGCAGATGAGCAAGTGAGGCGGCTCTATCTGGGAGAAAAATTCGAACTAAAGCGTTATTAA
- a CDS encoding acyltransferase domain-containing protein encodes MHADVYMFPGQGSQYKGMGEELFNNFPLETKEASEILGYDIKQLALQDEQDKLNYTLYTQPIIYFLSCLSYLEERKKVNSSSFVVCGHSLGEYAACFAAGIFDLFTGLKIVKKRAELMSEIKNGTMMAVIGTDSLKTETLLEYINLDNIDIATFNSHKQIVLSGLSNEIVEAEKLLEIQGFKCILLNVSGAFHSRQMEGVRIEFMRFLKDYEFSLPIIPIISSTTAMPLEYDFILENLGFQLVKSVKWLQTILYLQSLSLTVFKELGPGNMLTKLNEEIFKNNATL; translated from the coding sequence ATGCATGCTGATGTTTATATGTTTCCTGGTCAAGGTTCTCAATATAAAGGGATGGGGGAGGAATTATTTAACAACTTTCCTTTGGAAACTAAGGAAGCCAGTGAAATTCTTGGCTATGATATAAAGCAGTTAGCCTTACAAGATGAACAAGATAAGTTAAATTATACGTTATATACACAACCAATAATTTATTTTCTAAGTTGTTTATCCTATTTAGAAGAGAGGAAAAAAGTAAATTCTTCTTCATTCGTAGTATGTGGACATAGTTTAGGGGAATATGCTGCCTGTTTTGCTGCAGGAATATTTGACCTTTTTACAGGCCTTAAGATTGTTAAGAAAAGGGCTGAACTAATGAGCGAAATTAAAAATGGTACAATGATGGCTGTTATCGGTACAGATTCATTAAAAACAGAAACTTTGCTTGAATACATTAACCTTGATAATATAGATATTGCTACTTTTAATAGCCATAAACAAATTGTTCTCAGTGGATTAAGTAATGAGATAGTAGAAGCAGAAAAATTATTAGAAATACAAGGTTTTAAATGTATCCTTTTAAACGTAAGTGGAGCATTTCATTCAAGACAGATGGAAGGGGTACGCATTGAATTTATGCGGTTTTTAAAGGATTATGAATTTTCCCTCCCTATAATACCGATTATCTCATCTACTACAGCAATGCCATTAGAATATGATTTTATATTAGAAAACTTGGGTTTTCAATTAGTAAAATCAGTTAAATGGCTTCAAACAATTTTATATCTTCAGTCTTTGTCTCTTACTGTATTTAAAGAACTAGGTCCAGGTAATATGCTAACTAAGTTAAATGAGGAAATTTTTAAAAATAATGCAACGCTATAA
- a CDS encoding RecQ family ATP-dependent DNA helicase, whose product MERIHILLQKHWGYTTFRPLQKEIIQGILDGRDLFVLLPTGSGKSLCFQLPALCHKGLTLVVTPLIALMKDQVAQLTQRGIYAEAIFSGMSNAEIERRLDNCLYGPVKLLYVSPERLHTDLFKLRAAALSIVTLVIDEAHCISQWGYDFRPSYLEIAHFKQTIPAANTVAFTATATKNVQLDIQKHLQLTDPLCFIQTFHRSNLIYWVTQTDHKLAKLLQALQHTTGPAIVYVHTRKKTQKVADFLYKNGITAAYYHAGLNMTERTSKQEAWAANKTRVMVATAAFGMGIDKADVSLVMHMDLPTSLEAYCQETGRAGRNNRPAYAILLYDLQDIITLRQRWKESYPTADQIRKVYQHLVNYYAIAVGSHAFITYDFDLEDFKKSIGLDTKLAYYGLKVLESEGFIQLNEAYYQPSKLYCPLSRKELYAFQLLHLSYDLLIKGLLRLYGGNLFTPYCTISEKKIAQCIQFTERQVEKQLYSLHQLKVIEYFPQKNQPQITFLTPRYPVLPLNIMRIEQKNKTAYKQIEAVVQYITNNCCCRLSTLLDYFEEESIICHQCDVCKGNSKAKETAKGKDYIIELITQGKQDIKALLAAVPIEKEKEYIALIRTMLDQRELCYQSPGRLQIVPK is encoded by the coding sequence ATGGAACGGATCCATATTTTATTACAGAAGCATTGGGGGTATACTACCTTTAGGCCACTGCAAAAAGAGATCATCCAAGGTATCTTGGATGGGAGGGATTTGTTTGTATTATTGCCTACAGGCAGTGGGAAATCACTCTGCTTTCAGCTACCAGCCTTATGCCATAAAGGTTTAACGCTTGTGGTTACGCCGCTTATTGCACTTATGAAAGATCAGGTAGCACAGCTAACGCAAAGAGGTATTTATGCAGAGGCTATTTTTTCAGGCATGTCTAACGCGGAAATAGAGCGTAGGTTAGATAACTGTCTATATGGCCCTGTTAAGCTGCTGTATGTTTCACCGGAGCGATTGCACACGGATCTCTTTAAGTTGCGTGCGGCTGCTCTGTCCATTGTTACGTTAGTAATAGATGAGGCGCACTGCATTTCGCAGTGGGGCTATGATTTTAGGCCTTCGTACCTAGAGATCGCGCATTTTAAGCAAACCATTCCTGCGGCTAATACGGTTGCCTTTACAGCTACTGCTACTAAAAATGTACAATTAGATATCCAGAAGCATCTCCAACTTACAGATCCGCTCTGCTTTATACAGACTTTTCATAGATCCAATTTAATTTATTGGGTGACTCAAACAGATCATAAGTTAGCAAAATTACTTCAAGCACTCCAGCATACGACTGGTCCTGCTATCGTATATGTCCACACCCGTAAAAAAACGCAAAAGGTAGCTGATTTTTTATATAAAAATGGCATTACTGCTGCCTATTACCATGCTGGTTTGAATATGACAGAGCGAACGAGCAAGCAGGAAGCATGGGCAGCAAATAAAACCAGAGTAATGGTTGCAACAGCTGCTTTTGGTATGGGTATTGATAAGGCCGATGTCTCTCTTGTAATGCATATGGATTTACCTACCTCATTAGAAGCTTATTGCCAAGAAACGGGTAGAGCAGGCCGTAATAATAGGCCTGCATATGCTATTCTTCTGTATGATTTACAAGATATTATTACTTTAAGGCAAAGATGGAAAGAAAGTTATCCAACAGCTGACCAGATTAGAAAAGTGTACCAGCATTTGGTAAATTATTATGCAATAGCAGTAGGCTCTCATGCTTTTATAACTTATGATTTTGATTTAGAAGACTTTAAAAAAAGTATAGGCCTAGACACAAAATTAGCTTACTATGGATTAAAAGTATTAGAATCAGAAGGATTTATTCAGCTAAACGAGGCCTATTATCAGCCATCCAAGCTGTATTGTCCGCTGTCCAGAAAAGAATTATATGCTTTTCAACTTTTACATCTTTCCTATGATTTATTGATTAAAGGCCTTTTGAGGCTTTATGGTGGTAACTTGTTTACTCCTTATTGTACAATATCTGAGAAAAAAATAGCTCAATGCATCCAGTTTACAGAACGGCAAGTGGAAAAGCAGCTATATAGCTTACATCAGCTAAAGGTCATTGAATATTTTCCACAGAAAAACCAGCCACAGATTACCTTTTTAACACCACGTTATCCTGTATTGCCGTTGAACATAATGCGCATTGAACAAAAAAATAAAACAGCTTATAAGCAAATAGAAGCAGTTGTTCAATATATTACTAATAACTGTTGTTGCCGATTAAGTACACTATTAGATTATTTTGAAGAAGAATCCATTATTTGTCACCAATGTGATGTTTGTAAAGGGAATAGCAAGGCAAAAGAAACAGCAAAAGGGAAAGACTATATTATAGAACTTATTACGCAAGGCAAGCAAGATATTAAAGCGCTACTTGCAGCTGTTCCCATTGAAAAGGAAAAAGAATACATAGCATTAATCCGTACTATGCTGGATCAAAGGGAATTATGCTACCAAAGTCCTGGTAGGCTACAAATTGTTCCTAAGTGA
- a CDS encoding DNA recombination protein RmuC, producing MLLLIGLFVCHSLRNASISALKNSLVNLERELEESKNQAKLLQQEHLKVSNELATAWAHNSHLKEKIAEQDASVNQLQTQLTIHFKNIANELLEEKNRKFTDQSRLQVEQLLTPLSEKITLFEKQVTQYNQENLARNVALRTELKQLHELNIKITQEAENLTKALKGDSKLQGGWGEFILENILIQSGLVKDREYIVQPAITTEEGQKFQPDVIIKLPGSRNIIIDSKLSLSHYEQFFNTEDSIQRMAHLKQHVHSIRRHIKTLSEKRYQLIYGLQNLDFVLMFIPIEPAFALAIQEAVTLFNEAYERNIVIVSPSNLIATLRTIANLWRQAHQNQNALEIAAQGGALYDKFVSFIEDIKNVGRQLDLTQKNYLEATKKLYEGRGSLVSRAHKMKLLGARTSKVLDQQLIDRAMPHETEEAPTP from the coding sequence ATGCTACTACTTATCGGGTTGTTTGTATGTCATAGTTTGCGTAACGCGTCCATTAGCGCTTTAAAAAACAGCCTTGTTAATCTAGAAAGGGAATTAGAAGAAAGTAAAAACCAAGCCAAATTATTACAGCAAGAGCATTTGAAAGTCAGTAATGAATTAGCCACTGCATGGGCGCACAACAGCCATTTAAAGGAGAAAATAGCTGAGCAAGATGCTTCCGTCAACCAGCTCCAGACACAATTAACCATTCATTTTAAAAACATAGCCAATGAACTATTAGAGGAAAAGAATAGAAAATTTACAGATCAAAGTCGATTGCAAGTAGAGCAATTATTAACACCACTGAGTGAAAAAATTACGCTTTTTGAGAAACAAGTAACCCAATACAATCAAGAAAATCTAGCCAGAAATGTAGCTTTACGTACAGAATTAAAACAGTTACACGAGCTTAATATTAAAATTACCCAGGAAGCTGAAAATTTAACCAAAGCGTTAAAAGGGGATAGTAAGCTACAGGGGGGATGGGGTGAATTTATTTTAGAAAATATCTTGATACAATCAGGACTTGTTAAGGATAGGGAATATATAGTACAACCTGCTATTACAACAGAAGAGGGACAAAAATTTCAGCCAGACGTAATTATTAAACTTCCAGGCAGTCGCAATATTATTATTGATTCCAAACTATCATTAAGCCACTATGAACAGTTTTTTAATACGGAAGATAGCATACAACGTATGGCGCATCTTAAGCAGCATGTTCATTCCATTAGACGTCATATTAAAACCTTAAGTGAAAAACGCTATCAACTAATTTATGGGCTACAAAACTTAGATTTTGTATTAATGTTCATCCCTATTGAACCAGCCTTTGCGTTAGCTATTCAAGAGGCTGTAACACTCTTTAATGAGGCCTATGAGCGTAATATTGTTATTGTTTCCCCTTCCAATTTAATTGCCACGTTGCGGACAATTGCCAATTTATGGCGCCAGGCCCATCAAAATCAAAATGCTTTAGAAATTGCCGCACAAGGAGGAGCACTGTATGATAAATTCGTTTCTTTTATAGAGGACATTAAGAATGTAGGTCGTCAGTTGGATTTAACACAAAAAAACTATCTAGAAGCTACTAAAAAATTATATGAGGGAAGGGGAAGTTTGGTATCCAGGGCACATAAGATGAAGCTATTGGGTGCACGCACCAGTAAGGTTCTGGATCAACAACTCATAGATAGAGCAATGCCTCATGAAACAGAAGAAGCACCTACCCCATAA
- the argS gene encoding arginine--tRNA ligase has protein sequence MQLEAKLFSALKQAFLTLYHLNIEGEISPIQVTRKEFQGNFSIPLFPYFKRCKEEPMHLAEKIGEWMQKHTDLVASYNVISGFLNLVIRDSIWLAILKAIKGDLTYGCLARKNSKVVIEFSCPNTNKPQHLGHLRNNFLGSALAAILEAAGYSVVKVNLINDRGIHICKSMVAYAQFGEGETPESSGIKGDHLVGKYYVKFEQLYKEQCATPLPPIVQTAQKMLLAWEKGDPAVIALWKKMNGWVYEGFKETYERLGITFDRVYYESDTYLLGKAVVEEGLARKIFYRKEEGAIAVDLATYGLGEKVLLRNDGTAIYITQDLGTADLRYTDYHFDKMIYVVGDEQAYHFKVLFAIMETLGRPYAAAMYHLSYGMVNLPDGKMKSREGTVVDADQLVAEMVQTVKSYTEDAQKIEGLNAQALQQLYDVLAIGALKFFLLRVAPAKKIIFNPSESIDFQGDTATFIQYTYARICSLMRKAQAMGQAAAIDGNLSLNPLEQSIILQLALFPSQVEAAAQSYMPSIIANYVLELAKIYNKFYASYPILRVTDASLSSFRLFLSSCVAQVLQKSMELLTITLPEKM, from the coding sequence ATGCAACTCGAAGCCAAACTTTTCTCCGCTTTAAAGCAGGCATTTTTAACACTTTATCATTTAAACATAGAGGGAGAAATATCTCCTATACAGGTTACCAGAAAAGAATTCCAAGGGAATTTTTCTATACCGTTGTTTCCTTATTTTAAAAGATGTAAGGAAGAACCGATGCATTTGGCAGAGAAGATAGGGGAATGGATGCAAAAGCATACGGACTTGGTGGCTTCCTACAACGTCATAAGTGGTTTTTTAAATCTTGTGATTCGGGATAGCATTTGGCTAGCTATTTTAAAAGCTATTAAGGGAGACCTTACTTATGGATGTTTGGCACGCAAAAACAGTAAGGTAGTTATTGAATTTTCCTGCCCTAACACCAACAAGCCACAGCATTTAGGCCATTTGCGTAATAATTTTTTAGGGAGTGCTTTGGCTGCTATATTAGAGGCAGCTGGATACTCAGTAGTTAAAGTCAACCTCATCAATGATCGGGGCATACATATTTGCAAATCTATGGTAGCCTATGCACAGTTTGGGGAAGGTGAAACACCAGAAAGCAGCGGCATCAAGGGAGATCATTTGGTAGGGAAGTATTATGTAAAATTTGAGCAGCTTTATAAGGAGCAATGCGCCACACCCTTGCCCCCTATTGTACAAACCGCACAAAAAATGTTACTAGCGTGGGAAAAGGGGGATCCTGCTGTAATAGCTTTATGGAAGAAGATGAATGGCTGGGTCTATGAAGGATTTAAGGAAACCTATGAGCGGTTAGGCATTACTTTCGATAGGGTGTATTATGAATCGGACACCTATTTATTAGGCAAGGCAGTGGTAGAGGAGGGGCTTGCACGTAAGATTTTTTATCGCAAAGAGGAGGGGGCGATTGCGGTTGATTTAGCTACGTATGGTTTAGGAGAAAAGGTATTATTACGCAATGATGGAACTGCTATATATATTACCCAGGATTTAGGCACAGCTGATCTGCGCTATACGGATTATCATTTTGATAAAATGATTTATGTTGTAGGCGACGAGCAAGCGTATCATTTTAAAGTTTTGTTTGCCATTATGGAAACGTTAGGCAGACCTTATGCTGCTGCCATGTACCATCTATCCTATGGTATGGTAAACTTACCCGATGGTAAAATGAAATCCAGAGAAGGTACAGTAGTAGATGCAGATCAACTGGTAGCAGAAATGGTTCAAACGGTTAAATCCTACACAGAAGATGCGCAAAAAATAGAGGGACTTAACGCCCAAGCATTGCAACAATTATACGATGTATTAGCAATAGGGGCCTTAAAATTCTTTTTATTGCGGGTTGCGCCTGCCAAAAAAATAATATTTAATCCTTCTGAATCTATTGATTTTCAGGGAGATACAGCTACATTTATCCAATATACCTATGCTAGAATTTGTTCATTAATGCGTAAGGCACAAGCAATGGGGCAAGCAGCAGCTATTGATGGTAACCTATCGCTTAATCCATTAGAGCAAAGTATTATCCTTCAGCTTGCGCTATTTCCAAGCCAAGTAGAAGCAGCTGCACAATCTTATATGCCTTCTATAATAGCCAATTATGTGTTAGAATTAGCTAAAATTTATAATAAGTTTTATGCGAGCTATCCTATATTAAGAGTTACTGATGCTAGCCTCAGTAGTTTTAGGTTGTTTCTTTCTTCTTGTGTGGCGCAGGTTCTGCAAAAAAGCATGGAACTTTTAACTATTACATTACCAGAAAAAATGTAA
- a CDS encoding LptF/LptG family permease, whose translation MKLIDTYIYRKFFSTFLVALSITTLLIIFIHLTENVNHLKKEHLSYKQIGHYYCLLLPYMLSLLMPIIVFGTTIWVTTRLAQRSEIIALLSGGISFHRILLPYFMVACLLTAANFYLTGWLLATTNKSRLLFESKYLNNTVLTSNPPAYIHLKIGSNQYLHVNTYYPYSYTGYHVCLDTFQHATLIERIQAAKIKWDPKAQTWVLQSWQRRLFSSKKETLTEGDKLKLPLAVDPEDFSINPRLREGLTLPELDLHIQKLLLKGNDSVRFFIAEKYIRYMTPFAIIILITLGFLVAVHKPRGGIGRQITLGFVLAGLYIALFLSAKIITEAQSNYPLLEIWLPNIIFSLICIIFYILVPK comes from the coding sequence ATGAAACTAATAGATACCTATATTTACCGGAAATTCTTTTCAACTTTCTTAGTTGCGCTTAGCATCACAACTTTGCTAATTATTTTTATACATTTAACAGAGAATGTGAATCATTTAAAGAAGGAACATCTATCATACAAACAAATAGGGCATTATTACTGCCTATTATTGCCTTATATGCTAAGTTTATTAATGCCCATTATTGTTTTTGGAACTACCATTTGGGTTACAACTAGATTAGCGCAAAGATCAGAGATTATTGCCTTATTAAGTGGTGGAATCAGCTTTCATCGCATCCTACTGCCCTATTTTATGGTTGCTTGCTTGCTTACAGCTGCTAATTTCTATTTAACAGGTTGGTTGTTAGCTACCACCAACAAATCAAGGCTCTTATTTGAATCTAAATACCTCAATAATACAGTCCTAACTTCCAATCCCCCCGCTTACATCCACCTTAAGATAGGTTCAAATCAATACTTGCATGTCAATACATACTATCCCTACAGTTATACAGGATACCATGTCTGCTTAGATACCTTTCAACATGCTACACTTATAGAAAGGATACAGGCTGCCAAGATCAAATGGGATCCCAAAGCTCAAACATGGGTATTGCAATCCTGGCAAAGACGTTTGTTTTCCTCTAAAAAAGAAACGCTTACAGAAGGGGATAAGCTGAAGCTTCCTTTAGCAGTAGATCCAGAAGATTTTTCTATTAATCCTAGACTAAGAGAAGGCTTAACCCTACCAGAACTAGATTTACATATTCAGAAGCTACTGCTTAAGGGCAATGACAGTGTACGTTTCTTTATAGCAGAAAAATACATTCGATATATGACGCCTTTTGCTATTATTATCCTTATTACGTTAGGTTTCTTAGTAGCTGTACATAAACCTAGAGGTGGTATAGGCAGGCAAATTACTTTAGGCTTTGTCCTAGCTGGCTTATATATAGCGCTTTTTCTATCAGCTAAAATCATAACAGAGGCACAAAGTAACTACCCTTTATTGGAAATATGGCTACCTAATATCATTTTCTCTTTAATCTGTATTATTTTTTATATACTGGTTCCTAAATGA